The Thomasclavelia ramosa DSM 1402 genome includes a region encoding these proteins:
- a CDS encoding 1-deoxy-D-xylulose-5-phosphate synthase has product MFLEKIDDTNDLKKLNRKELKELANEVRAALINKISKAGGHSGPNLGMVEMTVALHYVFDSPNDKFVFDVSHQSYPHKILTGRKEAFLDEEHFHDVTGYTNPLESEHDMFTIGHTSTSVSLALGLAIGRDLNKKAENIIAIIGDGSLSGGEALEAIDYAGEYNKNLIIIVNDNDQSIAENHGGIYQTLKELRDTNGTSNNNIFTSFGLDYKYLDDGHDIEKLIELFESVKNIDHPIVLHIHTIKGKGLPYAEVNKEAWHAGGPFNVADGTYKFVDEDDQTLFDSLTNLLNANKKAIVVNAGTPMGLGFIEPVRKEYVERGQFIDVGIAEENAMAMISGIAKNGGIPVFGTFAPFLQRTYDQLSHDLCLNNNPATILVLSAGVYGMNSNTHIALCDIAMFAHIPNLIYLAPTTKEEYLQMFKYATTQKDHPIAIRVPVQMIESGQEDTTDYSIHNKSQIVQQGNDIAIIGVSNLLPLALKTAQKYKEDTGKNITVINPKFLTGLDEELLNDLTNNHRLIITLEDGELEGGYGHRISSFYGMTEMKVKNYGISKAFHTDFNADELLAQHGISVDQLVTYMKNS; this is encoded by the coding sequence ATGTTTTTAGAAAAAATAGACGATACAAACGATCTTAAAAAATTGAATAGAAAAGAATTAAAAGAACTTGCTAACGAAGTTAGAGCAGCATTGATTAATAAGATTAGTAAAGCCGGCGGACATAGTGGTCCCAATTTAGGGATGGTAGAAATGACAGTAGCTTTACATTATGTTTTTGATTCACCAAATGATAAATTCGTTTTTGATGTTTCCCATCAGTCTTATCCACACAAAATATTGACCGGCAGAAAAGAGGCATTTCTAGATGAAGAACATTTCCATGACGTAACAGGATATACCAACCCACTTGAAAGTGAACATGACATGTTTACAATTGGTCACACTTCTACATCTGTATCACTTGCTCTTGGGTTAGCAATTGGAAGAGATTTGAATAAAAAAGCCGAAAATATTATCGCTATTATTGGCGATGGTTCTTTATCAGGTGGAGAAGCACTAGAAGCTATCGATTATGCAGGCGAATATAATAAAAACTTGATCATTATCGTTAATGACAATGATCAAAGTATTGCCGAAAATCATGGCGGTATTTATCAAACGCTTAAAGAATTACGAGACACTAACGGAACAAGTAATAACAATATATTTACATCATTTGGTCTTGATTATAAATACTTAGATGATGGGCATGATATCGAAAAATTAATTGAATTATTTGAAAGTGTTAAAAATATCGATCACCCTATCGTATTGCATATCCATACAATCAAGGGAAAAGGATTACCATATGCAGAGGTAAACAAGGAAGCTTGGCATGCTGGTGGTCCATTTAATGTTGCTGATGGAACATATAAATTTGTTGATGAAGATGATCAAACCCTATTCGATAGCTTGACTAACTTATTAAATGCAAATAAAAAGGCTATTGTTGTAAATGCCGGTACACCGATGGGGCTAGGATTCATCGAACCTGTAAGAAAAGAATATGTCGAACGTGGACAATTTATTGATGTTGGCATTGCTGAAGAAAATGCTATGGCAATGATTAGCGGGATTGCTAAAAATGGCGGAATACCTGTCTTTGGAACTTTTGCTCCTTTTTTACAACGTACATATGATCAGCTATCTCACGATTTATGTCTGAACAATAATCCAGCAACAATTCTTGTTCTATCCGCTGGAGTCTATGGGATGAATTCAAATACTCATATAGCTTTATGTGATATTGCAATGTTTGCACATATTCCAAATTTAATCTATTTAGCGCCGACAACTAAAGAAGAGTATTTACAAATGTTTAAATATGCAACTACCCAAAAAGATCATCCAATTGCAATCAGAGTCCCAGTACAAATGATTGAAAGTGGTCAAGAAGACACAACTGATTACTCTATCCATAATAAATCTCAAATTGTTCAACAAGGTAATGATATTGCTATTATCGGAGTAAGTAATCTGCTTCCATTAGCCTTAAAAACAGCTCAAAAATACAAAGAGGATACCGGTAAAAATATCACTGTAATAAATCCAAAATTTCTAACAGGTTTAGATGAAGAATTACTAAATGACTTGACTAATAATCATCGTCTTATTATTACTTTAGAAGATGGTGAATTAGAAGGTGGATATGGGCACAGAATAAGCAGTTTCTACGGTATGACAGAGATGAAAGTCAAGAATTATGGTATCTCCAAGGCCTTTCATACTGATTTTAATGCTGATGAATTATTAGCTCAACATGGTATATCCGTTGATCAATTAGTGACTTATATGAAAAATAGCTAA
- a CDS encoding RnfABCDGE type electron transport complex subunit B: MNEIIIAAIIVGAIGLLIGILLTIASEKFAITVNEKEIQIREELPGNNCGGCGYPGCDGLAKAIVAGEAKINQCPVGGKSVADAIAMIMGVESEETMRMTAFVRCGGTCENATIQYLYHGIKDCNNAAIVPGGGDKQCSHGCMGYGSCVRECEYNAISIIDGVAVINPDLCQACGKCLRVCPNNVITLIPYQKQAVVKCNSNEPALRARKNCAVSCIGCGICARNCPNNAIIIENSLARIDYTKCTNCGLCKEKCPRKCIITA; the protein is encoded by the coding sequence ATGAATGAAATTATAATTGCGGCCATTATTGTAGGTGCAATCGGTTTACTTATTGGTATTCTTCTGACAATTGCTAGTGAAAAATTTGCCATTACTGTTAATGAAAAAGAAATTCAAATTCGTGAAGAACTTCCTGGAAATAATTGTGGGGGGTGTGGCTATCCCGGATGTGACGGGCTAGCCAAAGCAATTGTTGCTGGTGAAGCAAAGATCAATCAATGTCCTGTTGGAGGAAAAAGTGTAGCTGACGCCATTGCAATGATCATGGGAGTAGAAAGTGAAGAAACAATGCGAATGACAGCATTTGTTCGTTGCGGTGGTACTTGCGAAAATGCAACGATTCAGTACTTATATCACGGTATCAAAGACTGTAATAACGCAGCCATCGTCCCTGGTGGTGGAGATAAACAATGTAGTCACGGCTGCATGGGATACGGCAGTTGTGTCAGAGAATGTGAATATAATGCCATTTCAATTATTGATGGGGTTGCCGTTATCAATCCAGACTTGTGCCAAGCATGTGGTAAATGTCTTAGAGTCTGTCCAAATAATGTAATTACTTTGATTCCATATCAAAAACAGGCAGTAGTAAAATGTAATTCAAATGAACCAGCTCTCCGAGCTCGTAAAAATTGCGCTGTTAGTTGTATTGGCTGTGGTATATGTGCTCGTAATTGTCCTAATAATGCAATTATTATTGAAAACTCTTTAGCACGGATTGATTATACTAAATGTACAAATTGCGGACTTTGCAAAGAAAAATGTCCTCGAAAATGCATTATAACTGCTTAA
- a CDS encoding electron transport complex protein RnfA: protein MTGMILLLISVALVNNVVLSQFLGLCPFLGVSKKIETAAGMGGAVIFVMSIASIATSLVYKILVLFHLEYLNTVTFILVIAALVQLVEMFLKKYSSGLYSSLGVYLPLITTNCAVLGVAITNVQNNYDILTSLVCSFGTAVGFTIAIVIMAGIREKIADNDIPVSFQGSPIVLITAGLMAIAFIGFSGLI, encoded by the coding sequence ATGACGGGAATGATTTTATTATTAATTAGTGTCGCTTTAGTAAATAATGTTGTCTTAAGTCAATTCTTAGGTCTATGTCCTTTTTTAGGAGTATCAAAAAAAATTGAAACAGCAGCAGGAATGGGTGGTGCTGTCATCTTTGTAATGTCTATTGCTTCAATTGCAACAAGTTTAGTTTACAAAATACTAGTACTCTTCCATTTAGAATATTTAAACACTGTTACCTTCATCTTAGTTATTGCTGCTTTGGTGCAGCTAGTTGAAATGTTCTTAAAAAAATATAGCTCTGGCTTATATAGTTCTTTGGGAGTATATCTTCCTCTTATCACAACTAACTGTGCCGTTTTAGGAGTTGCTATCACAAATGTTCAAAATAATTATGATATTTTGACAAGTCTTGTTTGTAGTTTTGGAACAGCTGTTGGATTTACGATTGCCATCGTTATTATGGCTGGGATACGTGAAAAAATCGCTGATAATGATATTCCTGTTTCATTCCAAGGTTCCCCCATTGTACTAATCACAGCAGGACTGATGGCAATTGCATTCATTGGCTTTTCAGGTCTAATATAA
- the rsxE gene encoding electron transport complex subunit RsxE, whose product MNKYVERLYNGIIKENPTLILMLGMCPTLAVTTSSVNGLGMGLTTMIVLAASNFMISFLRKIIPERMRIPSYIVIVASMVTIVQLLLQAYLPSLYDTLGIYIPLIVVNCIILGRAEAYASKHSCVLSLFDGVGMGLGFTLALTCIGLIREMLGSGTFFGIEFAPLFKDLVGTNIYSFFAHLEPVTIFVMAPGAFFVLAGLTAIQNRLKLPSATNKNKDGNCNHDCLHCRSSDEKALCDLKEEK is encoded by the coding sequence ATGAATAAATATGTTGAACGTCTTTATAATGGAATCATAAAAGAAAATCCAACTTTGATTTTAATGTTAGGAATGTGTCCTACTCTTGCAGTAACAACTTCTTCTGTCAATGGATTAGGAATGGGCTTAACAACGATGATTGTCCTTGCCGCATCAAATTTTATGATTTCGTTCTTACGAAAAATAATCCCTGAAAGAATGCGAATTCCTTCTTATATCGTAATTGTCGCTTCAATGGTAACAATTGTCCAATTACTATTACAAGCATATTTGCCTTCATTATATGATACATTAGGGATCTATATTCCTCTAATTGTGGTTAATTGTATCATTTTAGGACGAGCTGAAGCTTACGCTTCAAAACATAGTTGCGTTTTATCGTTATTTGATGGTGTTGGTATGGGGCTAGGTTTTACGCTTGCACTGACTTGTATTGGTTTAATTAGAGAAATGTTGGGCAGTGGTACTTTTTTTGGAATTGAGTTTGCGCCACTTTTTAAAGATTTAGTTGGCACTAATATTTATAGCTTTTTTGCTCATCTTGAACCTGTAACTATCTTTGTAATGGCACCTGGCGCTTTCTTTGTTTTAGCTGGTCTAACGGCTATTCAAAACCGTTTAAAACTGCCAAGTGCAACTAATAAAAACAAAGATGGTAATTGTAATCATGATTGTCTTCATTGTCGTAGCAGTGATGAAAAGGCACTTTGTGATTTAAAGGAGGAAAAATAA
- a CDS encoding RnfABCDGE type electron transport complex subunit G: MKKNLLKDILVFVVITVAASLSLAMVNSITKDPIARQNEKIIQDSYRSVFKEGQNFDNNKQINQLVKNFPNVIKDKKYNFGENGIVIDDVLVVTNDKKELIGHVVKVTTEDGYGGDITLVVGIDTNNEITGIEVLSIDETVGLGMNAKNDNFKNQYYHKSVTDFKITKTGKQNEDEIDALSGATITSSAFNNAINGALAINQEIKEANHE, translated from the coding sequence ATGAAAAAAAATCTTCTAAAAGATATTCTCGTTTTTGTTGTAATTACAGTTGCTGCTAGTTTATCTCTAGCTATGGTTAATTCTATTACCAAAGACCCAATTGCTAGACAAAATGAAAAAATCATACAAGATTCTTATCGAAGTGTTTTTAAAGAAGGTCAAAATTTTGATAATAATAAACAAATAAATCAACTTGTTAAAAATTTTCCTAATGTTATAAAAGACAAAAAATATAACTTTGGTGAAAATGGCATTGTGATAGACGACGTTTTAGTCGTTACAAATGATAAAAAAGAATTAATAGGACATGTTGTCAAAGTCACTACTGAAGATGGTTATGGCGGTGATATCACATTAGTTGTTGGAATTGATACTAATAATGAAATTACGGGAATTGAAGTCCTCTCAATTGATGAGACGGTTGGATTAGGAATGAATGCTAAAAATGATAATTTTAAAAATCAATATTATCATAAATCAGTAACTGATTTTAAAATCACCAAAACTGGTAAGCAAAATGAAGATGAAATTGATGCTCTAAGCGGAGCTACAATTACTTCATCAGCTTTTAACAATGCTATTAACGGAGCCTTAGCAATCAACCAGGAAATCAAGGAGGCTAATCATGAATAA
- a CDS encoding RnfABCDGE type electron transport complex subunit D: protein MDNLFNVSTAPHIRSSITTKNIMYDVIISLLPATFFGIYQFGFNAFLVITTAIITAVLSEYLYQRLMKLPVTIKDGSAAITGLLLALCLSSSLPLWMVALGSIFAVIIVKQLFGGLGQNFMNPALAARCFLLISFAGKMNSFVSIDASTSATPLAMIQNGQNVNLLKMFIGNTSGTIGETSVIALLLGAVYLIYRKVISPKIPLCILFSFSLIILINNNFNSLFLLQQICGGGLMIGAFFMATDYVTSPITPTGKIIYGLVIGILAAVFRLYGNTPEGMSFAIIITNLLVPLIEKVTVPKIKGSGGKA, encoded by the coding sequence ATGGATAATTTATTTAATGTGTCTACTGCTCCCCATATTCGTAGTTCAATTACAACTAAAAATATTATGTATGACGTAATCATTTCTTTATTACCAGCAACTTTTTTTGGAATTTATCAATTTGGATTTAATGCGTTTCTTGTTATTACAACTGCTATTATTACAGCTGTTCTAAGTGAATATTTGTATCAACGATTGATGAAGCTGCCAGTCACGATTAAAGACGGCTCCGCAGCCATCACAGGCTTATTATTAGCGTTATGCCTATCAAGCTCATTGCCATTGTGGATGGTTGCTTTGGGAAGTATATTCGCAGTTATAATTGTTAAGCAACTTTTTGGTGGACTTGGTCAGAACTTTATGAATCCTGCTTTAGCAGCTCGATGTTTTTTATTAATTTCATTTGCCGGAAAAATGAACAGCTTTGTTAGCATCGACGCAAGTACTAGTGCTACTCCGCTGGCAATGATACAAAATGGACAAAATGTCAATCTTCTCAAAATGTTTATAGGAAATACTAGTGGTACGATTGGTGAAACATCAGTAATTGCTCTGCTTTTAGGCGCTGTCTACCTAATTTATCGAAAAGTAATTAGTCCTAAAATACCGTTGTGTATCCTATTTTCATTTTCTTTAATCATTTTGATCAATAATAACTTTAACAGTCTATTTTTATTACAACAAATTTGTGGTGGCGGTTTAATGATTGGGGCATTTTTCATGGCTACTGACTATGTGACAAGTCCGATTACTCCAACCGGTAAAATTATTTATGGACTGGTTATTGGAATATTAGCTGCTGTTTTTAGGCTCTATGGTAATACTCCTGAGGGAATGTCATTTGCTATTATCATTACTAATTTACTTGTCCCTTTGATTGAAAAAGTAACAGTGCCTAAAATAAAAGGTAGTGGAGGTAAAGCATAA
- the rsxC gene encoding electron transport complex subunit RsxC — MRILSFKGGIHPHDNKSLSANHPIKLLNPGDELIYPLSQHIGAPAKAIVAKGDHVLVGQIIANGNGMISANVASSVSGTVKTIDLRLAPTGFFVDCIVITNDHQYQSIPEYNTTNDYHNYSSMQIRELIAHAGIVGLGGAGFPSAIKNTPKDDDSIKYVIINGAECEPYLTSDYRLMLEETDKLIAGIKIQLQLFKNAKAIIAIEDNKPEALAHLKKVVVDEDKIEIAALPTKYPQGSERVLIKVLTNQTIVDGMLPADVGCIVSNVASIIAIYEAVALNIPLIEKIVTVTGDAIFQPQNFKVRLGTKYQTLVDACGGFKIHPQKIISGGPMMGTALFNLDVPVSKTSSALVCLSEDEVSKTAPTACIHCGRCVDVCPIGLIPQLLYRYARTGDKENFLKVHGNDCMECGCCTFTCPAKRNMTQSFKKIKKAINDDRKKGAK, encoded by the coding sequence ATGAGAATACTAAGTTTTAAAGGCGGAATCCATCCCCATGATAATAAAAGTCTTTCCGCCAATCATCCAATCAAACTATTAAATCCTGGTGATGAACTGATTTATCCATTATCACAGCATATTGGTGCTCCAGCTAAAGCTATCGTTGCTAAAGGTGATCATGTTTTAGTTGGCCAAATTATTGCTAATGGAAACGGTATGATTTCTGCCAATGTTGCTAGTTCTGTCTCTGGAACCGTTAAAACAATTGATTTACGACTTGCCCCTACTGGTTTTTTTGTTGATTGTATCGTTATTACTAACGATCACCAATATCAAAGTATTCCAGAATACAACACAACAAATGATTATCATAATTATAGCAGTATGCAAATTCGTGAACTTATCGCTCACGCAGGAATTGTTGGTTTAGGTGGCGCCGGCTTCCCCAGCGCAATAAAAAATACCCCTAAAGATGATGACTCAATTAAATATGTAATTATCAACGGTGCAGAATGTGAGCCCTATTTAACTTCTGACTATCGTTTAATGCTAGAAGAAACAGATAAATTAATCGCTGGCATCAAAATTCAATTACAGTTATTTAAAAATGCCAAAGCAATTATTGCTATTGAAGATAATAAGCCAGAAGCATTAGCTCATTTAAAAAAAGTCGTTGTAGATGAAGATAAAATTGAAATAGCAGCCTTACCAACAAAATACCCTCAAGGAAGTGAACGCGTATTGATTAAAGTATTAACTAATCAAACAATTGTAGATGGGATGTTGCCAGCTGATGTTGGCTGTATTGTCAGCAATGTTGCATCTATTATTGCTATCTATGAGGCCGTTGCCTTAAATATTCCACTAATTGAAAAGATTGTAACGGTAACTGGTGATGCAATCTTTCAACCACAAAATTTTAAGGTTCGCCTAGGAACTAAATATCAGACCCTTGTTGACGCTTGTGGAGGTTTTAAAATACATCCTCAAAAAATCATTTCTGGTGGTCCCATGATGGGTACTGCTTTATTTAATTTAGATGTACCAGTTTCTAAAACTTCTTCTGCTTTAGTTTGCCTAAGTGAAGATGAAGTATCTAAAACCGCTCCAACTGCGTGCATTCACTGCGGCCGATGCGTCGATGTTTGCCCTATCGGTCTTATTCCACAATTACTATACCGTTATGCCAGAACAGGCGATAAAGAAAACTTTTTAAAGGTTCACGGCAACGATTGTATGGAGTGCGGCTGCTGTACCTTCACATGTCCTGCAAAGCGAAACATGACACAATCATTTAAAAAAATAAAAAAAGCAATTAATGACGATCGCAAGAAAGGAGCAAAATAA
- the rbr gene encoding rubrerythrin has product METKTKTNLLRAFAGECQARMRYEMAAKVAGKNGMAILQDMLYFTANQEKEHAIVFYNYLKDVFKDANVSMEANYPVDLDQDLSSLLEQAAQHEYDEATSIYKQFGDEAKEEGYVEIATTFYMICEIEHYHHERFKKYHNLLTSGKLFNDQSTVKWMCMNCGFIYEGTDALTICPVCKHPQGYSLRLDESQFHL; this is encoded by the coding sequence ATGGAAACAAAAACCAAAACAAATTTATTAAGAGCTTTTGCTGGTGAATGTCAAGCTCGAATGCGTTATGAAATGGCTGCTAAAGTCGCAGGTAAGAATGGAATGGCTATTTTACAAGATATGCTTTATTTTACTGCAAATCAAGAGAAAGAGCATGCGATAGTTTTTTACAATTATCTTAAAGATGTTTTTAAAGATGCTAATGTTTCAATGGAGGCTAATTATCCTGTTGATCTAGATCAGGATTTAAGTTCGTTATTAGAACAAGCAGCACAACACGAATACGATGAAGCAACATCTATCTACAAGCAATTTGGTGATGAAGCTAAAGAAGAAGGTTATGTTGAAATTGCAACAACTTTTTACATGATTTGTGAGATTGAACACTATCACCATGAACGTTTTAAAAAATATCATAATTTATTAACCAGTGGTAAATTATTTAATGACCAGTCTACTGTAAAATGGATGTGTATGAACTGTGGTTTTATTTATGAAGGTACTGATGCACTAACGATCTGCCCAGTTTGTAAACACCCACAAGGTTATAGTCTACGTCTTGATGAATCTCAATTTCATTTATAA
- a CDS encoding DUF3783 domain-containing protein: MQETVLLYNIDKTDAGKAIISILEKLNVEVIIVKSSDLMSPIGYILGADNFERGTEALTEIPQDDMMVMAGFEDKQVDLLLQIFKEANIPFIPLKAIVTQTNVNWTFMQLLKNVKTEYMELTGMNKDMNN, encoded by the coding sequence ATGCAAGAAACTGTATTATTATACAATATTGATAAAACTGATGCTGGTAAAGCAATTATTTCAATTCTTGAAAAACTGAATGTTGAAGTAATCATTGTTAAATCAAGTGATTTAATGAGCCCGATTGGGTATATTTTAGGTGCTGATAATTTTGAACGTGGAACTGAAGCATTAACAGAGATTCCACAAGATGACATGATGGTTATGGCTGGTTTTGAAGATAAACAAGTTGATTTGCTATTACAAATTTTTAAAGAAGCAAACATTCCTTTCATTCCGTTAAAGGCAATTGTAACTCAAACAAATGTAAATTGGACATTTATGCAATTATTGAAAAATGTTAAAACTGAATATATGGAATTAACTGGAATGAATAAAGATATGAACAACTAG
- a CDS encoding CorA family divalent cation transporter: MRYYLEKEITNSYKEGSLVIDILSKEDFINQYQKENHANHVIRHIGDIMYCKVELFYDVICGAFVIPDKKDLKIKHCFSFYLTEQKMIFIDDNDYVMKLIEKMKDTYTNNRLSLNKFFHDLIFLITVDDGMYLQEYADRLQVIEDKIAFNFNSQINNEIILLRKELLILNSYYNQLGDMIDILSDNESDFLNDYECHLFSMQARRIDRLDNQLNALKDYSLQIKEMYQNKIDTHQNKIMTVLTVATTIFFPLSIITGWYGMNFKNMPELNNPYGYIIVIGASILVVIIEMLILKKKKFF, encoded by the coding sequence ATGCGGTATTATTTAGAAAAAGAAATTACAAATAGTTATAAAGAAGGAAGCTTAGTTATTGATATTCTTAGTAAAGAAGATTTCATAAACCAGTATCAAAAGGAAAATCATGCAAACCATGTGATTAGGCATATTGGGGATATTATGTACTGTAAAGTAGAATTATTTTACGATGTGATTTGCGGAGCGTTTGTTATACCTGACAAAAAGGATTTAAAAATAAAACATTGTTTTAGTTTTTATTTAACAGAACAAAAAATGATTTTTATTGATGATAACGATTATGTGATGAAACTTATTGAAAAAATGAAAGATACATATACTAATAATCGTCTAAGTTTGAACAAATTTTTTCATGATTTGATTTTCTTAATAACTGTTGATGATGGAATGTATTTACAAGAATATGCTGATCGTTTACAGGTCATCGAAGACAAAATAGCTTTTAATTTCAATAGTCAAATAAATAATGAGATAATCTTGCTGCGTAAAGAACTATTAATTTTAAATTCCTATTATAATCAGTTGGGGGATATGATCGATATTTTAAGTGATAATGAATCAGATTTCTTAAATGATTATGAATGTCATTTATTCAGCATGCAGGCACGTAGGATTGATCGTTTGGATAACCAGTTAAATGCTTTAAAAGATTATTCTTTGCAAATAAAGGAAATGTATCAAAATAAAATTGATACCCACCAAAATAAAATTATGACTGTTTTAACAGTTGCAACAACTATTTTCTTCCCGTTATCGATTATCACAGGATGGTATGGAATGAATTTTAAAAATATGCCAGAGTTAAATAATCCTTATGGTTATATTATTGTTATTGGAGCAAGTATTTTAGTTGTAATTATTGAAATGTTAATTTTGAAAAAGAAAAAATTCTTTTAG
- the rpsD gene encoding 30S ribosomal protein S4, which yields MSRYTGPQWKLSRRLGFSTLENGKELNKRAYAPGQHGQKRKKQTEYGLQLAEKQKVRHMYGVNEKQFHNTFKQAGKMEGIHGYNFFCLLERRLDNVVYRLGFAPTRRAARQLVNHGHFLVNGIKTDIPSFRVKVGDVIEVKEKSKNLAIIKASLEARVHTPAFVEVDDTKLTGKLARLPERSELNQEINESLIVEYYNRMG from the coding sequence ATGTCACGTTACACAGGACCTCAATGGAAATTATCTCGTCGTTTAGGATTCTCTACTTTAGAAAATGGTAAAGAATTAAATAAGAGAGCTTATGCTCCAGGTCAACATGGTCAAAAAAGAAAAAAACAAACAGAATATGGTTTACAATTAGCTGAAAAGCAAAAAGTAAGACATATGTATGGAGTAAATGAAAAACAATTCCATAACACATTCAAACAAGCAGGTAAAATGGAAGGTATCCATGGTTATAATTTCTTCTGCTTATTAGAAAGAAGATTAGATAATGTTGTTTACAGATTAGGATTTGCACCTACAAGAAGAGCTGCAAGACAATTAGTAAACCACGGTCATTTCTTAGTAAATGGAATTAAGACTGATATTCCATCATTCCGCGTTAAAGTTGGAGATGTTATTGAAGTTAAAGAAAAATCTAAAAATTTAGCAATCATTAAAGCTAGCTTAGAAGCTAGAGTACATACTCCTGCTTTTGTAGAAGTTGATGATACTAAATTAACTGGAAAACTTGCTCGTTTACCAGAAAGATCTGAATTAAATCAAGAAATCAATGAGTCATTAATCGTTGAATACTATAACCGTATGGGATAA
- the pyrF gene encoding orotidine-5'-phosphate decarboxylase — protein MTDSRICIALDFQNKAEVKEFLEKFNDEKLYVKVGMELFYGEGIEIIKMIKEMGHNIFLDLKLHDIPNTVKSAMKQLAKLEVDMVNVHASGSIAMMKAAIEGLEAGKTGDKRPLCIAVTCLTSLDQEVLDNELLINDTLENVVLKWATNAKEAGLDGVVCSPLESKVIHDNLGMEFITVTPGIRLADDSVNDQKRVTTPAMARELTSSYIVVGRTITGSADPYATYKKVYQDFQG, from the coding sequence ATGACAGATAGTAGAATTTGTATTGCCTTGGATTTTCAAAATAAGGCAGAAGTAAAAGAATTTTTGGAAAAATTCAATGATGAAAAACTATATGTAAAAGTTGGAATGGAACTATTTTATGGTGAAGGTATTGAAATCATCAAAATGATTAAAGAAATGGGACATAACATTTTTTTAGATTTAAAATTACATGATATTCCTAATACTGTAAAAAGTGCAATGAAGCAACTAGCAAAATTAGAAGTAGATATGGTCAATGTTCATGCTTCAGGAAGTATCGCAATGATGAAAGCTGCAATTGAAGGATTAGAAGCAGGCAAGACAGGTGATAAACGACCTTTATGTATCGCCGTTACATGTTTAACGTCACTTGATCAAGAAGTGCTAGATAACGAGCTTTTAATTAACGATACATTAGAAAATGTCGTTTTAAAGTGGGCTACTAATGCTAAAGAAGCAGGACTTGATGGTGTTGTTTGTTCACCATTAGAATCTAAAGTGATTCATGATAATTTAGGAATGGAATTCATAACAGTAACGCCAGGAATTCGTTTAGCTGATGATAGCGTAAATGATCAAAAACGGGTTACTACTCCGGCGATGGCACGCGAATTAACATCTAGTTATATCGTAGTAGGTAGAACGATTACTGGATCTGCTGATCCATACGCAACATATAAAAAAGTATATCAAGATTTTCAAGGGTAG